The genomic stretch AAGTGTCAAGCCGAAGAGATCGCGAAAGGAAATCCGGAACTGAACTAAGCGTCCCGTCTGCTGTGGCGGGGCATTTTTTATAGAGCATGAAAGGAGTCAGGCGAGATGGGGTACTTGTTTGTGATCGCGGCGATGCTGATCTGGGGCAGTGTGGGCATTTTCGGACGCTGGGCCGACCAGCCGGCCACCGTCATCGTGTTTTATCGCGTGGTGTCGGCGTTTTTCGTACTCGGTCTGTTTCAGGTCGTGCGCGGCGGCGGATTGCGTAGGGCTTGGCAAGAGGCGGCTGGACAGTATGGCTGGGTGGTGTTTGGCGGGATTGTGTTGGCGCTGAACTGGATTTTCTTTTTCCAAGCGGTGACGTTGACATCGATGGCCAATGCAGTGCTGTCCTATTATGTGGCACCCGTGTTGGTCATGTTGCTCGCTCCGCTGTTGTTAAAAGAGAAGTTGGAGAAGCGAACGCTGTTCTATGTGGGGCTGGCGTTTCTCGGGACGCTGATCATGAATCCGTTGGGCGATGATGTCGGCGGCGATCATCTGCTCGGGATCTTGTCGGGGCTTGCCGCGGCATTTTTCTATGCGATGGTGACGATCTCCGGGAAAAAGGTGACCGGGATGCAGGCGCACACGCTGGTGCTGTGGCAGACTGGTGCGGCGACGTTGGTACTGCTGCCCTATCTGCTCTGGCAGGGCATGGTGTTGCCGCCCACTTCGTCGATCGCGGTGATGGTCGCGATCGGGGTGGTGCATACGGCACTGGCGCTGACGCTATATTTCATCGGGTTAAGCCGTGTGAAAGTGCAACATGTCGGCGTGCTGGGTTATCTGGACCCGGTCAGTGCGATTCTCTTTGCCTACCTGGTCTTTGCGGAAGCGCCAAGTATGGGAACTTGGATTGGGGGAACCCTAATCTTGGTAAGTTCATACTTGATTTTGCGCACCAAGGAGACGGGAGGACGGCTCGATGGAGCGAAAGCGCAGGATGCGGCTACTTGAGAAAGGAATGCTGTATTTCATCTTGGCGAGCGGGTTGGCCGGCGTGTTGTTCATGTTTTATCTGAACGCCAAGGTGGAGGAGTGGAACGTGAAAATTGAGCCGCAAAAAGCCATTTCCCTCGATGTGAGGGAAATGGCTTTGTTATACCCACTGCATGATGATCAGATCGCCATGCTTGATCGGTGTCATGAAGGTGGCGGGCAGCGCGTTGACCGAAAGTTTCAGATCGAGCGCACCGGGAGGACGTTCGTCCTCAATCCGAATGTAGCGGAAGAGGTCGCTGACCACCGGCTGCCATTCGGGAGTGTCTGCTCCGTCAGACGTATGTGGTGATTGGGGCTTGAAGATCAGCGAATCTCCATCGCGCACCAGGTCGTCCATGCCGGCAGGTTTGCCATTGAGATAGATCGGCGGTCGCGGCCCTTCGAGGTTGATCGGGCGGTTGTTGCAGATCACTCCGATCGCCTGGCCTGGATGCAGACTGTCATCATAGAAGAAGCGCACGGTGTAGTGGGGATCGGGCGTCGCCCCAAAATGCAGGGTATCTCCGCTTTGCACCGCTGTATCAAGCGTTGCAGGCAGATCGTTCAGCATGATTTCGTAAGGCGTGTGTGGCATTGTCACCGACTCGCCATCAAGCGTGATCGCAAAGCTGTGCGGCAAGTCGAGCAGTTCCCGTTCATAAGCTTGCAGATCGGGCAGGGCTTGCAAGACATGATCGACAGTCGTCGGGCGCTCCACGCTGATTTTTGCTCGGTCGGTAAGATGCGTGTCGGTTGTCGCCAACTCTCCGTTCATCAACAGACGAGCAGGCAGCATGTGCGTCTCGCCGCGGAACAGAATGCTCAGCGGCTCCGGTAGCAGGTGCGGCGGCAACAGGTCGCCGATGACAGCCGATGCATCAACCCCAGATACGCCGCCGATCACTTCCAGTTCATCGCCGTGCTGGACGATGTCATCGAGTTTGGCTGGCTGGCCATTCAGCAAAAGTTGAGCGGGGGTGCCAAGCGTTCCGCGGATGACTTTTAGCTCACCCTGCACCTCCACGCTGAGTGCAAGACCGGGACGGCCATGCAGTTTGCGAATCTCCACGTCTGCTGCGATTAGGCAGTCGCCGACCGTGATCTGCCGGAACTCAAACAGGCGAAGCGATTTGCCGTTGACATGAATCGCTACAGAGGAAACCGGGTGTTGTAGCGCTGCCAAGGCGATTCCGATCGGTGTGACCGCCTGCGGACCGCTCAGCGCTTCGTGCTGTTCGGCGAGCTGTTTGATCGCATCGGTGCCACGAATGGCGACGCGCTCTTTGGGCAGTTTCAATTCGGCAGCCAGCAGGGGGCCGAGCATCGGCGTCTGCGAACCACCGCCGACCAGCATCACGGCTGCAGGCGCTTTTTGATTGAGTTTAAAGATTTCGTAGGAAATCTGAGTGGCGAGGCTGCGCACCTCTTCTTGAATCGATTCGATCACATCGCGTGCTGGCATGCTGTACCCCATGCCGAGCACGTCGTTGAACTCGACATGTTCTTCGGTCATCAGGCGGCGCTTGAGCTGTTCGGCGTCCGGGAAATCGAGCAGGTGGCGCTGGGAGAGCGCTTCGGTGATCTCGTCTCCGGCCACAGGCACCATCCCGTAGGCGACGACGGTGCCTTCTGCAGTCAAAGCGATGTCTGACGTACCCGCACCGATATCGACGAGCACGAGGTTCAACTTGCGCATCGAAGGTGGAATCAACGCATTGATCGCTGCAATCGGCTCGAGCGTCAATGCGGCCATCTCCAAATCGGCCCGTTCTAGCGCCATTTGCAACGAGTCGATGACGACGCGCGGCAGGAAGGTGGCGATGATCTCGACGCTGGCCTTCAAGCCGATTTGGTCTTCCAGCGATCCGATCACGCTATCGTCGAGCGAATAGTGGACGACAGTGTAGCCGACACAGTGGTAGCGCGACGCATCGGGCGTCAATTCCTGCAAGTGACGTTCAGCTTGCTGAACGGCGGTCAGTTCCAAGGCGAGGACCACGTCGCGAGTGACGCGTTCCCCTTGAATGTTGCGATCGACGCGGGCGCGAACCGTTTTCAACGAGCGTCCTGCCGCTGCCACCGCCACTTTGCGCAGCGGGCCGGTTTTGCTTTCCAGTCTGGTTTTCACTTTGCGAATCACATCGGCGACCAATGAGACATCGTGGATCTGCCCGTCGAGCATGGCTCGAGTGGCATGTTCCTCGGCGACGGTGGCGGCAATTTCGAGCTGCCCCTCCTGATTGAAGCGGGCGACGAGGCCGACAACCGATCGTGTGCCGATGTCGAGCGCAAAGATCTGTTCATCGTGCTGAGCCAAGCGAAGGTCCCCTCTTTCCAAAAAGATTATCGGGTGATGACCGCGAAGCCTTTTTCCTGTAAGCGCTTCAAAATCCGGTCTTGGTGAGCATGGTCGCGCGTCTCGATGTCGATTTCAACTTCCGCTTCCCCGA from Tumebacillus algifaecis encodes the following:
- a CDS encoding DMT family transporter encodes the protein MGYLFVIAAMLIWGSVGIFGRWADQPATVIVFYRVVSAFFVLGLFQVVRGGGLRRAWQEAAGQYGWVVFGGIVLALNWIFFFQAVTLTSMANAVLSYYVAPVLVMLLAPLLLKEKLEKRTLFYVGLAFLGTLIMNPLGDDVGGDHLLGILSGLAAAFFYAMVTISGKKVTGMQAHTLVLWQTGAATLVLLPYLLWQGMVLPPTSSIAVMVAIGVVHTALALTLYFIGLSRVKVQHVGVLGYLDPVSAILFAYLVFAEAPSMGTWIGGTLILVSSYLILRTKETGGRLDGAKAQDAAT
- a CDS encoding cell division protein FtsA, with protein sequence MAQHDEQIFALDIGTRSVVGLVARFNQEGQLEIAATVAEEHATRAMLDGQIHDVSLVADVIRKVKTRLESKTGPLRKVAVAAAGRSLKTVRARVDRNIQGERVTRDVVLALELTAVQQAERHLQELTPDASRYHCVGYTVVHYSLDDSVIGSLEDQIGLKASVEIIATFLPRVVIDSLQMALERADLEMAALTLEPIAAINALIPPSMRKLNLVLVDIGAGTSDIALTAEGTVVAYGMVPVAGDEITEALSQRHLLDFPDAEQLKRRLMTEEHVEFNDVLGMGYSMPARDVIESIQEEVRSLATQISYEIFKLNQKAPAAVMLVGGGSQTPMLGPLLAAELKLPKERVAIRGTDAIKQLAEQHEALSGPQAVTPIGIALAALQHPVSSVAIHVNGKSLRLFEFRQITVGDCLIAADVEIRKLHGRPGLALSVEVQGELKVIRGTLGTPAQLLLNGQPAKLDDIVQHGDELEVIGGVSGVDASAVIGDLLPPHLLPEPLSILFRGETHMLPARLLMNGELATTDTHLTDRAKISVERPTTVDHVLQALPDLQAYERELLDLPHSFAITLDGESVTMPHTPYEIMLNDLPATLDTAVQSGDTLHFGATPDPHYTVRFFYDDSLHPGQAIGVICNNRPINLEGPRPPIYLNGKPAGMDDLVRDGDSLIFKPQSPHTSDGADTPEWQPVVSDLFRYIRIEDERPPGALDLKLSVNALPATFMTPIKHGDLIIMQWV